In Vagococcus luciliae, one genomic interval encodes:
- a CDS encoding DUF1831 domain-containing protein, translating into MSFLEKATVEGCPQCYKINPKARTYTFKDYGFQVTSSGNLQLARPLDISPQAKQSPKLKITVAKDLKTLKMSLTTANGLKAINIFKSDDQKDKQEQFYYIMEDLMSFDCLEKA; encoded by the coding sequence ATGTCATTTTTAGAAAAGGCAACAGTGGAAGGGTGCCCACAATGTTATAAAATAAATCCAAAAGCACGAACTTATACATTTAAAGATTATGGGTTTCAAGTGACGTCTTCAGGTAACTTACAACTTGCTAGACCATTAGATATTTCGCCACAAGCTAAACAAAGTCCAAAATTAAAAATTACTGTAGCAAAAGATTTAAAGACTTTAAAAATGTCTTTAACAACTGCTAATGGATTAAAAGCGATTAATATTTTCAAATCAGATGATCAAAAAGATAAACAAGAGCAATTTTACTACATTATGGAAGATTTAATGTCTTTTGATTGCCTTGAAAAAGCGTAA
- the mnmA gene encoding tRNA 2-thiouridine(34) synthase MnmA, with product MTDNSQIKVVVGMSGGVDSSVTALLLKEQGYDVVGVFMKNWDDTDENGVCTATEDYKDVAKVANQIGIPYYSVNFEKEYWDRVFEYFLAEYKRGRTPNPDVMCNKEIKFKAFLDYAMQLGADYVATGHYAQVVRDEDGTSHMLRGVDQNKDQTYFLSQLSQEQLSKTMFPLGHMEKKEVREIAEKAGLATAKKKDSTGVCFIGEKNFKEFLGKYLPAQPGKMVTLDGDIKGDHAGLMYYTIGQRQGLGIGGGQGESSEPWFVVGKDLSTNTLYVGQGFHHENLYSTHLEASDVHFTIDTPKPKEFTCTAKFRYRQQDVGVRVVLSEDQTQATVYFDEPVRAITPGQAVVFYDGMECLGGGLIDAAFYEDKQRQYI from the coding sequence TTGACAGATAATAGTCAAATTAAAGTAGTAGTCGGTATGAGTGGTGGTGTTGATTCATCTGTGACAGCACTACTTCTAAAAGAACAGGGATATGACGTTGTTGGAGTCTTTATGAAAAACTGGGACGATACGGATGAAAATGGTGTCTGTACGGCAACTGAAGATTACAAAGACGTGGCGAAAGTAGCGAATCAAATAGGTATCCCTTATTATTCTGTGAATTTTGAAAAAGAATACTGGGATCGCGTGTTTGAATATTTTTTAGCTGAATACAAACGTGGTAGAACACCAAATCCTGATGTCATGTGTAACAAAGAAATTAAATTTAAAGCCTTTCTAGATTATGCTATGCAACTTGGTGCTGATTACGTGGCGACAGGTCATTATGCCCAAGTCGTTCGTGATGAAGACGGAACATCTCACATGTTACGTGGGGTAGACCAAAATAAAGATCAAACGTACTTTTTAAGTCAACTTTCTCAGGAACAGTTATCAAAAACAATGTTTCCACTTGGACATATGGAGAAAAAAGAAGTTCGTGAGATTGCCGAAAAAGCTGGACTTGCAACTGCTAAAAAGAAGGATTCAACAGGTGTTTGTTTTATCGGTGAAAAGAATTTTAAAGAATTTCTTGGAAAATATTTACCAGCACAACCTGGAAAAATGGTCACGTTAGATGGTGATATTAAAGGAGACCATGCCGGATTAATGTATTATACCATTGGTCAAAGACAAGGATTAGGAATCGGTGGCGGTCAAGGTGAATCAAGCGAACCGTGGTTTGTTGTGGGAAAAGACTTATCAACAAATACCTTATATGTAGGACAAGGATTTCATCATGAAAACTTATATTCAACACACCTGGAAGCAAGTGACGTTCATTTCACCATTGATACACCAAAGCCAAAAGAATTTACGTGTACAGCTAAGTTTAGATATAGACAACAAGATGTTGGTGTCCGTGTGGTATTGTCAGAGGATCAAACACAAGCAACCGTTTATTTTGATGAACCAGTGAGAGCTATTACCCCTGGCCAAGCCGTTGTTTTTTATGATGGCATGGAATGCTTAGGTGGCGGATTAATCGATGCGGCGTTTTATGAAGATAAACAACGTCAATATATTTAA